From Achromobacter spanius, a single genomic window includes:
- a CDS encoding TSUP family transporter produces MGGDIDLAVVGMIGVLSIIQSIFGIGVLIFGTPILLLVDFPFDQILSTLLPASLTLSLLQLVLDKGLSKSSVGEFVCWMVPPLCVGLMISLTTDVLSLDLFITFALLVIAYLRVSRRYRTALFGFAAKHQRLMLITIGFIHGLTNLGGSLLEAYVSSVHTDKQRIRQNIALGYAMLAGSQLIILVSMGRGNSDATSLAAMATAGIVYLTVGRAAFLALSQQKYRSLVSILIVLAAIALLCKRAIA; encoded by the coding sequence ATGGGCGGTGATATTGACCTTGCTGTGGTGGGTATGATAGGCGTATTGTCGATAATCCAGTCTATATTTGGGATTGGGGTTCTAATATTTGGGACCCCAATTCTATTGCTGGTCGATTTTCCCTTCGATCAAATTCTGTCCACGCTGTTGCCGGCCTCGTTGACACTAAGTCTGCTCCAGCTAGTTTTGGATAAAGGCTTGAGTAAATCATCGGTGGGGGAGTTCGTATGTTGGATGGTCCCACCTCTGTGTGTTGGTCTGATGATCTCTCTCACAACGGACGTTCTTAGTTTGGATCTGTTTATAACCTTCGCACTGCTGGTCATCGCTTACCTAAGAGTTTCCCGCCGCTACCGTACGGCACTTTTTGGTTTTGCGGCAAAGCATCAGCGCTTGATGCTAATTACTATCGGCTTTATCCACGGGTTGACCAACCTAGGTGGGAGTCTTCTTGAAGCGTATGTATCTAGCGTTCATACGGACAAGCAACGTATTAGGCAGAATATCGCCCTAGGATACGCAATGCTGGCCGGCTCGCAGTTAATTATTCTAGTTTCGATGGGACGCGGGAACTCGGACGCCACTTCACTTGCGGCCATGGCGACCGCCGGAATTGTCTATCTAACCGTGGGACGCGCCGCGTTTTTGGCTCTTTCACAGCAAAAGTATAGGTCCTTGGTGAGCATTCTAATTGTACTGGCGGCTATTGCACTCCTGTGTAAACGCGCAATTGCATGA
- a CDS encoding PEP/pyruvate-binding domain-containing protein — MDAPNTGTTQIPQPTSIVVHSSNPKSLSRTLVGGKAAALRKLHDLGCRVPKFYCISAELFARICKRAKLTEIWSSVDPKTVSEADLKLLSNRLIEAMNSVSLSRMEEAEILSAFDESFEPCDLVAVRSSAIAEDGGEHSYAGMLESYLNVPRSMVLRKIIECFGASYAPRVLRYSQSIGALEVEQRVAVIVQKMAPATKSGVLFTANPIGSDRSRMMIVAGHGLGEGVVDGRAEADTYVLDRKSGKLDTSIISEKHQQVLADKAIAGGTVLASVAPNEITEPVLRSHHLELLHSLGDHLEGCFGAPQDIEWAFDERGRLYVLQSRPITTLSSTTDRQIFDASNVSENYHGATTPLTYSYVRKYYRDVFLSAAVSFGATKKSVSKIAPALDSLVGYLNGGIYYRLDSWYKMFYEVPAFHYFVQPFERGVGIDGTPEEYIHYKNASASKGVGIFYWCKTWHRIFRNFFFLPFLMGGVKARFEEFRSEFSALQLEDLPVNDLVRLYDRIQHDLASRWEAALVNDYYAFIFFAWLERTAEKLGTENIGGTISEIIGGHNSLSSVEPVEALSRLAQELLRHDSLRELLENGRYTEFSDELNDQRNYEFKKAYDEYIDTFGDRRFDELKLESATLRDSPITVYALLRSYLKAATNKKNSEVASEIPHIGGPLRTQLIRHPIIAAKLVMLRVLARRSIRYREYGRLVRSQRCGLERQIFYAIGRQYAKHGVLKDHGDVVYLTVEELMDFARGTSAQSVLLETIKVRKDEFCDNQGKPQPLRICADKIPYLSLPSRSAGSTASLETESLLIGAGCSAGRVTGKARVLRNPAGESLSPGEVLIAHSTDPAWAFLMATSAGLVVERGNLLSHAAIISRELGIPCVIGVKGAMDIIKTGDTVTLDGAAGWVRRDNFSDVASDFVKSAGESL; from the coding sequence ATGGACGCGCCGAACACAGGTACAACACAAATCCCTCAACCGACCTCAATTGTCGTTCACAGTTCCAACCCGAAATCTCTAAGTCGAACCCTCGTCGGCGGCAAGGCTGCAGCTTTGCGAAAACTACACGATCTAGGTTGTCGAGTTCCGAAGTTCTACTGCATTTCCGCGGAGCTATTCGCGCGAATTTGCAAACGAGCGAAGCTGACAGAAATATGGTCGTCAGTCGATCCAAAAACCGTTTCAGAAGCCGATTTGAAGCTGTTGAGCAACCGCCTAATCGAGGCGATGAACTCTGTCTCGTTGTCTCGAATGGAGGAGGCAGAGATTCTTTCCGCTTTTGATGAAAGTTTTGAGCCTTGCGATCTCGTGGCGGTGCGTTCTTCCGCAATTGCCGAGGATGGCGGTGAGCATTCGTACGCTGGAATGCTAGAGAGCTACTTGAATGTGCCTCGAAGTATGGTATTGAGGAAGATTATCGAGTGCTTTGGGGCCTCTTACGCTCCTCGGGTTCTGCGGTACTCGCAGTCCATAGGTGCACTCGAAGTCGAGCAGCGAGTTGCGGTCATAGTACAAAAAATGGCACCCGCGACTAAAAGTGGAGTTCTCTTTACGGCCAACCCAATTGGCTCGGACCGCTCGAGAATGATGATCGTTGCCGGGCACGGACTAGGCGAGGGGGTCGTAGACGGGCGAGCAGAAGCGGACACTTATGTGCTGGATAGGAAGTCGGGCAAACTTGATACGTCAATCATTTCAGAGAAACATCAACAGGTTTTAGCCGACAAGGCGATTGCCGGAGGCACGGTACTCGCGTCCGTAGCTCCGAATGAGATTACCGAGCCTGTTCTGCGGTCCCACCATCTCGAACTCCTACACTCGCTTGGAGATCATCTTGAGGGTTGTTTTGGTGCGCCTCAAGATATTGAGTGGGCGTTTGACGAACGGGGTCGTCTGTATGTGCTCCAGAGTCGTCCAATAACGACGTTGTCATCAACGACAGACAGGCAAATATTCGATGCATCTAATGTTTCCGAGAACTATCACGGCGCCACGACACCGCTGACGTATTCATACGTCAGAAAGTACTACCGCGATGTATTTTTATCAGCGGCAGTTTCCTTCGGTGCGACGAAGAAGTCAGTCTCCAAGATCGCGCCCGCCCTAGATAGCCTTGTCGGATACCTAAATGGAGGGATCTACTATCGATTAGATAGCTGGTACAAGATGTTCTACGAGGTGCCCGCCTTCCATTACTTTGTTCAACCCTTCGAGCGCGGCGTAGGTATTGACGGAACCCCAGAAGAATACATCCATTATAAGAACGCTAGTGCATCTAAGGGCGTTGGTATTTTTTATTGGTGCAAAACTTGGCACCGAATTTTCCGGAATTTTTTTTTCTTGCCGTTTCTGATGGGTGGGGTGAAAGCACGATTTGAAGAATTTCGTTCCGAATTTTCGGCATTACAGCTAGAAGATCTCCCTGTAAACGATCTTGTCCGTTTATACGACCGAATCCAGCACGACTTAGCCTCGCGCTGGGAAGCTGCTCTTGTAAACGACTATTATGCATTCATTTTCTTTGCATGGTTGGAGCGAACCGCCGAGAAGCTCGGCACGGAAAATATTGGTGGCACAATTAGTGAGATCATTGGCGGGCACAATAGCCTATCGAGTGTCGAGCCGGTCGAAGCTCTTTCGCGCTTAGCTCAAGAATTACTAAGGCATGATAGTTTGCGAGAACTGCTCGAAAACGGTCGATATACGGAATTCTCTGATGAGCTGAACGATCAAAGAAATTACGAGTTTAAAAAAGCGTATGACGAGTACATTGATACGTTCGGGGACAGGCGCTTCGATGAGTTGAAGCTGGAATCTGCAACATTGCGAGATAGTCCTATCACAGTGTACGCGCTTCTCAGAAGCTATCTTAAGGCGGCAACAAATAAAAAAAACTCCGAAGTTGCAAGTGAGATCCCACACATTGGTGGACCGCTGCGCACTCAGCTTATTCGCCATCCCATAATCGCGGCGAAGCTTGTAATGCTTCGTGTTCTCGCACGTCGATCAATTCGATATCGAGAATATGGCCGGCTAGTACGGTCTCAGCGCTGCGGCCTTGAACGACAGATTTTCTACGCGATTGGGCGGCAGTACGCCAAGCATGGAGTTCTGAAAGATCATGGCGACGTAGTTTATCTCACCGTCGAAGAGCTCATGGACTTTGCGCGAGGTACCTCAGCGCAGAGTGTTTTGCTAGAAACGATAAAGGTCCGAAAGGATGAGTTCTGCGATAACCAGGGAAAGCCACAGCCTCTGCGAATTTGCGCTGACAAAATACCTTACTTGTCGCTGCCCAGTAGAAGCGCTGGCTCTACTGCTTCATTAGAAACGGAGAGCCTCCTTATTGGGGCGGGTTGTTCTGCGGGTCGGGTGACTGGTAAGGCGAGAGTACTGCGTAACCCAGCTGGGGAGAGCTTGTCTCCTGGTGAGGTTCTTATTGCACACTCAACGGATCCCGCGTGGGCCTTTCTTATGGCTACATCCGCTGGATTGGTTGTGGAACGCGGCAACCTCCTTTCACACGCTGCCATCATCAGCCGGGAACTCGGCATTCCATGTGTCATTGGAGTTAAGGGCGCCATGGATATTATCAAAACTGGCGATACAGTCACTCTAGACGGCGCGGCTGGGTGGGTGCGTCGAGATAATTTTTCAGATGTCGCTTCCGATTTCGTTAAGTCGGCCGGAGAATCGCTATGA
- a CDS encoding aminotransferase class I/II-fold pyridoxal phosphate-dependent enzyme: MTGTILTGKRVLGPESARLEVDGRAMINFIGFNYLALQRHPELIEAARSALDQRLPWSQMGSNGYGGIEDSFKGVIQSASAHFGTESALFLPTGYFCGSVCLSTLENQYDYILIDEYAHFSMYDAARLTGKPVFLYRHLDTNQVEALVYGHDGRPLLLTDGVFATWGSIAPLDAYASLLRPRGGTLVVDDSHGFSVLGRRGRGTIEHLDVEGEDILIAGSLSKGFCAQGAIFPCSHAQAFKARSRPPLRGAGCGSPISAHVSQAALSVSRSEPDRREKLSARSTQLKAGLRGLGLSIIDTPAPITAFQLRRRDDMLNLQRALFDEGILILVSNYIGSGPEGTIRCATFADHSEEDVAALVAALRRKL; encoded by the coding sequence ATGACTGGAACTATTCTTACCGGGAAGCGTGTCTTAGGGCCCGAATCTGCCCGGCTTGAAGTCGATGGGCGTGCGATGATTAATTTCATTGGTTTCAATTATCTCGCTCTACAGCGTCACCCCGAGCTTATAGAGGCCGCTCGCTCTGCCCTGGATCAGCGACTTCCTTGGTCCCAAATGGGTAGCAACGGTTATGGCGGTATCGAAGACTCGTTTAAAGGCGTCATTCAGTCGGCTTCGGCGCATTTCGGCACGGAATCTGCTTTATTTCTTCCCACCGGCTATTTTTGCGGTTCAGTATGCCTTTCCACCCTTGAAAATCAATATGACTACATATTGATTGACGAGTATGCGCACTTCAGCATGTACGATGCGGCCCGCTTGACCGGCAAGCCGGTATTTTTATATCGACATTTGGATACTAATCAAGTCGAGGCATTGGTCTATGGGCACGATGGTCGGCCCCTGCTATTGACCGACGGGGTCTTTGCGACTTGGGGAAGTATTGCGCCACTGGACGCGTATGCAAGCCTTTTGCGGCCCCGTGGCGGAACTCTTGTTGTGGATGACTCTCACGGGTTCAGCGTACTAGGACGGCGTGGACGAGGCACGATTGAACACCTGGACGTCGAGGGGGAAGACATCCTAATTGCAGGAAGTCTATCCAAAGGCTTCTGCGCCCAAGGCGCGATCTTTCCCTGCTCGCACGCCCAAGCATTTAAAGCACGCTCCCGGCCGCCATTGCGCGGCGCCGGGTGCGGCTCACCTATATCTGCACATGTTTCACAGGCCGCACTTTCGGTTTCTAGATCTGAACCTGATCGGCGAGAAAAACTATCAGCAAGATCTACCCAGTTGAAGGCGGGGTTACGCGGGCTTGGCCTTTCAATCATCGACACTCCGGCGCCAATCACGGCATTCCAGCTCCGTAGGCGAGACGACATGCTGAATTTACAGCGCGCACTCTTTGATGAAGGAATATTGATCTTGGTCTCGAATTATATCGGCTCGGGACCAGAAGGTACGATTCGGTGCGCGACTTTCGCCGATCATTCGGAGGAAGACGTAGCCGCATTAGTCGCCGCATTGCGACGAAAACTATAG
- a CDS encoding aminotransferase class III-fold pyridoxal phosphate-dependent enzyme gives MTSAYDYLMATACRPSFFMVHGSGSRVTDSRQVSYLDFTQGRGVNSLGHCPPTVVNALIRQANTLIHAGSHFHYESTSSLAKELIECTCFDQAFFANSGTEAVESAIKLARKWGKCRKGGAHEIVTFHGGFHGRTFGSMAATNRTSWAENYGPLPPGFVQSRFNDIEALSKAINENTVAILLELVQGEGGVISATSEFLRAARTLCDDNGLLLIVDEVQTGMGRLGTLFGYELFGIEPDIIAIGKGLGGGLPISAILAKQQACVFENGDHGGTFNGGPLVTAAAYAVLRTVASQEFLEQVQQTGAYLGVQLGRLSVSLGLGDESGVGLLRRLDCGDQEATEIVQYARDGLPFSGLARWNKRGILLNAPKPNCLRFLPALTVSQPEIDEMVDGLRHSILAIRTQEHRQK, from the coding sequence ATGACATCTGCTTATGATTATCTTATGGCTACTGCGTGCCGCCCTTCATTCTTTATGGTGCATGGGAGCGGATCACGCGTCACGGACAGCCGTCAAGTCTCCTATCTAGACTTCACCCAAGGAAGAGGCGTCAACTCTCTGGGCCACTGTCCACCTACAGTAGTAAATGCATTAATTCGCCAGGCGAACACTCTTATTCACGCAGGTTCGCATTTTCATTACGAATCGACATCCTCATTGGCCAAAGAGTTGATCGAGTGCACGTGCTTCGATCAGGCTTTCTTTGCAAATTCGGGGACTGAAGCGGTTGAGTCGGCGATTAAATTAGCCAGAAAATGGGGGAAATGCCGGAAAGGTGGCGCTCACGAAATCGTAACGTTTCACGGCGGATTCCATGGTCGAACGTTTGGAAGTATGGCTGCGACCAACCGGACCTCTTGGGCAGAAAATTATGGGCCGCTGCCTCCAGGATTTGTTCAATCTCGGTTCAATGATATCGAAGCACTCTCCAAGGCAATAAATGAGAACACCGTAGCCATTCTATTGGAACTGGTCCAGGGAGAGGGAGGCGTAATAAGTGCGACCAGCGAGTTTTTACGAGCTGCACGAACCCTATGCGACGATAATGGGTTACTACTGATCGTTGATGAGGTGCAAACCGGTATGGGGCGGCTAGGTACTCTGTTTGGATATGAGCTTTTTGGTATCGAGCCGGATATTATTGCCATAGGCAAAGGCTTAGGAGGGGGCCTACCTATCTCCGCAATACTTGCAAAACAGCAAGCTTGTGTATTCGAGAATGGAGACCATGGCGGCACTTTCAATGGTGGGCCACTTGTCACAGCAGCAGCCTATGCGGTTCTGCGCACAGTGGCCTCCCAGGAGTTTTTGGAACAGGTACAGCAAACTGGGGCTTATCTCGGTGTTCAACTAGGCCGTTTATCAGTCTCTCTAGGGCTTGGTGATGAGAGTGGGGTCGGCCTGCTTAGACGGTTGGACTGTGGGGACCAAGAGGCAACCGAGATCGTACAGTATGCTCGAGATGGACTCCCATTTTCCGGTTTGGCTCGCTGGAACAAGCGTGGAATTCTGCTCAACGCTCCGAAGCCAAACTGTTTAAGATTCCTTCCTGCGTTAACAGTTTCCCAACCGGAAATTGACGAAATGGTGGACGGCCTTCGCCATAGCATTCTGGCTATACGCACGCAGGAGCACCGCCAGAAATGA
- a CDS encoding tyrosine-type recombinase/integrase, protein MKSNLAPKPGRSVFYGEQRNPEIASTRFQALESWSLESLWQISEENLVTLKEALRHGDEFDVWSTPSEWTQPGRFVNGIALRKRILSFVPSRWLGHSCVDGLVHSAVVQAVRYLCLLRLGPAGQGGFTFRVLSPTSLQGIAYNPLPALLGIAVGKRLQMLSANGIRNSDVSAQSEVHLANVTLDDIECLSLSKKNECIIEANRMKLLEGFGLWRDAPLADERALTKALGDARKHNNKLASRPHLPLPDDYVAALGARCLWIAFDLGPNVIRLTKAVLLGYNGVWASDLHPGTISNRRANVHRAVLDGAIFTDSRGKVIESPPFPFRLPEPKGFGANRGGPRADSEAWKPQSAAHLIKLMWAIQAAHMCIVFLSTGCRLSELLALKSSALVSPDDGHHYMNGKIFKHVRNRGGAEFEWAIPEVAAKALNQQAEIIDLAERLYRQRREGALPPVKQVADKKLWGRVSIGRANDPTMPMGDATGALKTFAGFLSLDPEPGGQKLRSHRFRKTLARLMALALTQAPTILMQVFGHKSIEMTMGYVLTDRGLRGEIEKVSRELRVMRAASIVSDMVEQDIATPTPGAGYGGNAAAAIHEAVVQHQARVHRRAQQWGIDCATELAEILTLQGQAWEQVRQGVICTKFPNETGPCNRRKGRPEPSRCSSECAHRLEEAFLREDVIGVLEAAVTGYEIATSNGETLVAAHWAGQIRSNIGRFHDVRSVWESNPVVIKIMGLDRRSREE, encoded by the coding sequence ATGAAATCCAATTTGGCACCGAAGCCAGGTCGTTCCGTGTTTTATGGGGAACAAAGAAACCCCGAAATTGCATCGACTCGATTCCAAGCGCTGGAAAGCTGGTCGTTGGAATCATTGTGGCAAATATCTGAAGAAAATTTGGTCACGCTTAAGGAGGCGCTACGTCATGGTGACGAGTTTGATGTTTGGTCCACGCCATCTGAATGGACGCAACCAGGTCGTTTTGTCAATGGAATTGCGCTTCGAAAAAGAATTCTTAGCTTTGTCCCGTCACGCTGGCTGGGTCATTCCTGCGTAGACGGTTTGGTTCACAGCGCGGTTGTCCAGGCTGTCCGATATCTTTGTCTTTTGAGGCTCGGGCCTGCGGGGCAGGGTGGTTTCACTTTCCGAGTATTAAGCCCGACTTCGTTGCAGGGTATTGCTTATAACCCACTTCCAGCGTTATTAGGAATCGCGGTGGGAAAACGGCTGCAGATGCTATCGGCTAATGGTATTCGAAATTCGGACGTCTCGGCGCAGAGCGAAGTGCACCTCGCCAATGTAACATTGGACGATATTGAATGTCTTTCACTATCCAAAAAAAACGAATGCATCATCGAAGCAAACCGAATGAAGCTATTGGAGGGGTTCGGCTTATGGCGCGACGCCCCTTTGGCAGATGAAAGAGCGTTAACGAAAGCCCTCGGGGACGCTCGCAAACACAATAATAAGCTTGCATCCCGGCCCCATCTTCCTCTTCCTGACGACTACGTCGCGGCACTTGGAGCGCGCTGTCTTTGGATCGCATTCGATTTGGGGCCGAACGTAATCAGACTTACTAAGGCGGTGCTGCTTGGTTATAACGGGGTGTGGGCTTCCGATCTTCATCCCGGCACTATAAGCAATCGTCGGGCGAACGTTCATCGCGCGGTGCTTGACGGGGCTATATTTACGGACTCCAGGGGAAAAGTGATCGAGTCGCCGCCATTTCCTTTTCGTCTCCCAGAACCTAAGGGATTCGGAGCAAATCGCGGAGGACCTCGAGCGGATTCGGAAGCTTGGAAACCGCAAAGTGCTGCGCATTTGATCAAGCTGATGTGGGCGATTCAAGCCGCGCATATGTGCATAGTTTTTTTAAGCACTGGTTGCCGTCTTTCGGAGCTTCTGGCACTTAAATCGTCAGCACTTGTCTCCCCTGACGATGGGCATCACTACATGAATGGAAAGATCTTCAAGCACGTCAGAAATAGGGGAGGTGCAGAGTTCGAGTGGGCCATACCCGAAGTGGCTGCGAAAGCTCTTAACCAACAGGCGGAAATTATTGATCTAGCTGAGAGGCTATATCGCCAGCGTCGAGAAGGGGCGCTACCTCCAGTCAAGCAAGTAGCTGATAAGAAGCTCTGGGGCAGGGTGTCTATCGGACGAGCAAATGATCCAACGATGCCGATGGGCGATGCGACGGGGGCATTGAAGACCTTTGCAGGGTTTCTGTCTTTGGATCCTGAGCCGGGAGGACAGAAACTTCGGTCTCACCGCTTCAGAAAGACGTTGGCACGTCTTATGGCCTTAGCCTTGACTCAGGCACCTACCATTCTTATGCAAGTGTTCGGTCACAAATCAATAGAAATGACCATGGGCTACGTGCTGACTGACAGAGGACTGAGGGGTGAAATTGAGAAGGTATCAAGGGAGCTGCGTGTCATGCGTGCGGCCTCCATTGTGAGCGATATGGTCGAACAGGACATCGCAACGCCTACTCCCGGAGCGGGATACGGTGGCAATGCTGCAGCAGCGATCCATGAGGCCGTGGTGCAGCATCAAGCTCGAGTTCATAGGCGTGCGCAACAATGGGGAATTGATTGTGCAACGGAGTTAGCAGAAATATTGACCCTGCAGGGGCAAGCTTGGGAGCAAGTTCGCCAAGGGGTTATCTGCACCAAATTTCCTAATGAGACGGGACCGTGCAACAGGCGTAAAGGCCGTCCAGAGCCATCGAGGTGTAGCAGTGAATGCGCTCATCGTCTTGAGGAAGCTTTCTTGCGTGAAGATGTGATTGGGGTTTTGGAGGCCGCAGTAACTGGATACGAAATTGCTACATCGAATGGGGAAACCTTGGTCGCGGCCCACTGGGCTGGTCAGATTCGAAGCAACATAGGGCGATTCCACGACGTTAGGTCTGTTTGGGAGTCTAACCCCGTAGTTATAAAAATAATGGGGCTTGATAGGCGTAGCAGGGAAGAGTGA
- a CDS encoding methyltransferase, producing the protein MAQPYFSLMEAEQTYRTIQYARERGILLLIKEGPRTSAGIADRMGLAKNAVERLLQVLTALGYLNRDGSIYSWSDNLVKLEEDSSLGWAHLQKFMSDGQPWVASDTSLEALDAFYTAFFSSVPYFAQMSAPAASIARQVGGTPKNILDIGAGAGTWSFAMANVCEEARVTGLDLPNVIREHFLPTAELQGLANRVEAIEGDFHEVRIPENKFDRLVMGSSFHFLHAQQAVRTLTRFRNSLCEGGELIIIDHFADTTAEQRISRTMYEMRLAMRTTNAKNYSAPEIERFCEESGFLKTRHFDADGPGFLSVLVFVKE; encoded by the coding sequence ATGGCCCAACCGTACTTTTCGTTGATGGAAGCCGAGCAGACCTATCGCACCATCCAATATGCGAGAGAGCGAGGCATTCTTTTACTAATCAAGGAGGGGCCAAGGACCTCGGCGGGAATTGCGGACAGGATGGGGTTGGCGAAGAACGCGGTCGAAAGGCTGCTTCAAGTGTTAACAGCATTGGGATATCTGAACCGCGACGGATCAATTTATTCTTGGTCAGATAACTTAGTAAAACTAGAAGAAGACAGCAGCCTGGGATGGGCTCATCTGCAAAAGTTTATGTCCGATGGACAACCGTGGGTCGCTTCAGACACTTCGTTAGAAGCGCTAGACGCCTTCTACACAGCCTTTTTTTCTTCTGTTCCTTACTTTGCGCAGATGTCTGCTCCTGCCGCTTCAATCGCTCGGCAGGTAGGTGGAACACCAAAAAATATACTTGATATAGGTGCCGGAGCCGGGACCTGGAGTTTCGCAATGGCGAATGTCTGCGAGGAAGCTCGAGTGACCGGGCTGGATTTGCCAAATGTGATAAGGGAGCACTTCCTGCCGACAGCAGAGCTCCAAGGATTAGCTAATCGCGTCGAAGCTATAGAGGGCGACTTCCACGAGGTAAGGATCCCGGAGAACAAATTCGACCGACTGGTGATGGGTTCGTCGTTTCACTTCTTGCATGCCCAACAAGCTGTTAGAACGCTCACGCGCTTTAGAAACTCGCTGTGTGAAGGCGGTGAGTTGATTATTATCGATCACTTTGCCGACACGACCGCCGAACAGCGAATCTCCCGAACGATGTACGAAATGAGGCTTGCAATGCGGACCACGAATGCAAAGAACTACAGCGCGCCGGAGATCGAGAGATTTTGTGAAGAAAGCGGGTTTCTCAAGACCAGGCACTTTGACGCCGATGGACCGGGATTTCTTTCCGTTCTGGTATTCGTGAAAGAATAG
- a CDS encoding DJ-1/PfpI/YhbO family deglycase/protease, whose translation MTYVMKALIVAGKAVQDHEFVYPYYRLPEAGFTVDVAVRGRETVYGSIGMKITPDLDFCDVEIEKYQLLVIPGGAKAMEYMRQDEGLLAIIREAHQRGLVISAICHGAQLLISAGLVRDRSISGYYSIRDDINNAGGTYINQPAVVDGKIITSPHYKHLGSWMSETIRAVHRDQDYHI comes from the coding sequence ATGACTTACGTGATGAAGGCGCTCATTGTTGCTGGGAAGGCGGTGCAGGATCATGAATTCGTGTATCCATACTACCGTCTGCCTGAAGCTGGCTTTACCGTGGATGTGGCCGTACGTGGGCGGGAAACGGTGTATGGAAGTATTGGGATGAAAATTACCCCTGATCTTGACTTCTGCGATGTGGAAATTGAGAAGTATCAACTCCTCGTGATTCCGGGCGGCGCGAAGGCAATGGAGTATATGCGCCAGGATGAGGGCCTACTGGCCATCATACGAGAAGCACATCAAAGGGGGCTGGTGATATCGGCCATATGCCACGGAGCTCAGCTTCTGATTTCTGCGGGCTTGGTCCGAGACCGGTCAATCTCTGGTTACTATAGTATTCGAGATGACATCAATAATGCCGGAGGAACATACATAAATCAACCAGCGGTCGTTGATGGGAAGATTATTACGTCCCCTCACTACAAGCATCTTGGATCGTGGATGTCAGAAACGATTCGAGCGGTACATCGAGATCAGGACTACCACATTTGA
- a CDS encoding ATP-grasp domain-containing protein, translated as MTRCAVIVDGCSTGALLAPAFAERGIVCVHLQSTGRPPKILAGAAAYNPGDYVACLMHCGSIEATVAALTPYRPICVVPGTELGVELADLLNDRMQLPGNAIELSAARRDKYQMVNAVQRAGLSTIPTFASDNVGRAVEWANNASYPVVVKPARSGGTDGVTLCHNESELRAAYGVLLNRENILNEVNDFLVSQTYIRGTEYIVDLVSSEGRHKVTDIWRYSKREGSNGASFIYDHAWLLPYRGTVQEKLVAYAKALLDALGIRYGASHCEIMVTDAGVPVMVEVGARICGGFVAKFCSAALDTDQVSLLAESYINPDTVVKFDELGYVMRKRALRVLLISPRRGRLLSLPYIDEVRQLPSYYSDVIVEPGAEVHPTSNFYSHPGRIDLLHDNEAVLRKDMETIRKLEAERFYVFE; from the coding sequence ATGACGAGATGCGCGGTAATTGTTGATGGTTGCTCGACGGGCGCACTGCTAGCCCCCGCTTTTGCTGAGAGGGGAATAGTTTGTGTTCATCTGCAGAGCACGGGTCGACCCCCAAAGATACTTGCGGGAGCCGCGGCCTATAACCCGGGTGACTATGTAGCTTGTCTCATGCACTGCGGCAGTATCGAGGCAACGGTAGCCGCGCTGACGCCGTATAGGCCGATATGCGTGGTTCCCGGCACGGAACTTGGCGTTGAGCTCGCCGACCTACTCAACGATCGGATGCAACTTCCAGGTAACGCTATTGAGCTTAGCGCAGCGCGCCGCGATAAGTACCAGATGGTGAATGCGGTACAACGGGCCGGCCTTTCCACAATACCAACATTCGCCTCGGACAACGTCGGGAGAGCGGTTGAGTGGGCGAATAACGCTTCATACCCCGTAGTAGTAAAGCCTGCAAGAAGTGGAGGCACCGATGGCGTCACGCTCTGTCACAACGAGTCCGAATTACGTGCCGCTTACGGCGTTCTGCTGAACCGCGAAAACATACTTAATGAGGTCAATGATTTCCTAGTTTCCCAGACGTATATTCGTGGGACTGAGTACATTGTTGATTTGGTGAGCAGCGAAGGTCGGCACAAAGTGACAGATATTTGGAGGTACAGCAAGCGAGAAGGCTCCAATGGAGCATCATTTATATACGATCACGCGTGGCTTTTACCGTACAGAGGCACGGTCCAGGAAAAATTAGTCGCATATGCGAAAGCGCTCCTTGATGCTTTGGGTATACGGTATGGAGCATCCCACTGTGAAATTATGGTGACTGACGCGGGCGTACCAGTGATGGTAGAAGTTGGTGCCAGGATATGCGGAGGCTTCGTGGCTAAATTTTGCAGCGCAGCGCTCGACACCGATCAAGTTAGCTTACTGGCCGAGTCTTATATTAATCCTGACACCGTCGTGAAATTCGACGAATTGGGCTACGTCATGCGCAAACGCGCCCTGCGAGTACTTTTGATATCTCCGCGCCGCGGCAGACTTTTGTCACTCCCATATATCGACGAAGTGAGACAGCTACCCTCTTACTATTCCGATGTCATTGTCGAGCCGGGTGCGGAAGTTCACCCAACTAGTAATTTTTACTCGCATCCAGGGCGTATCGACCTATTGCACGACAACGAAGCAGTCTTGCGCAAGGATATGGAGACCATTCGAAAGCTCGAGGCAGAGCGTTTCTATGTGTTCGAATGA